One Methanocaldococcus villosus KIN24-T80 genomic window carries:
- the pgi gene encoding glucose-6-phosphate isomerase, giving the protein MINFNYENILKLNEIDIKFDYKEYYNRFLNKLENTVGFRKAIFEDINKYKIEKAEDVVVIGMGGSILGTETVYYALKGYNKLNNAYFLDNTDPEKIVKIINEIKDKEPLIYVVSKSGNTLETIVNYNLIKKEVKGDYIFITNGGKLLEEAKEKGYYIMNIPENVPGRYSIFTAVGLAPLYSLNVNIDRLINGAKYMDKIFLEEDFYKNYPIINAIIHYLYEKRGVDIAVLMSYVESLYHFGEWFKQLLGESLGKEGKGITPLLSIGAKDQHSLLQLYMDGKKDKIITFLTVEKYRDDIEVEYNNKIFKLSEIIKYEQLATEKALTNNKVPNVKITLEEVKEECLGALLYMYMLQIGFMGELYNINAYNQPAVEEEKRICLEMMMK; this is encoded by the coding sequence ATGATAAACTTTAACTATGAAAATATTTTAAAATTAAATGAAATAGATATAAAATTTGATTATAAGGAATACTACAATAGATTTTTAAATAAATTGGAAAATACAGTAGGTTTTAGAAAGGCTATTTTTGAAGATATAAATAAATATAAAATAGAGAAAGCTGAAGATGTAGTAGTTATAGGTATGGGAGGATCAATATTAGGTACAGAGACAGTTTATTATGCATTAAAAGGCTATAATAAATTAAATAATGCATATTTCTTAGATAATACTGATCCTGAAAAAATTGTCAAAATAATAAATGAGATTAAAGATAAAGAACCTCTTATATATGTTGTTAGTAAATCAGGAAATACATTAGAAACTATAGTTAATTATAACTTAATAAAAAAAGAAGTTAAAGGAGATTATATATTCATAACTAATGGTGGTAAGCTTTTAGAAGAAGCTAAAGAAAAAGGATATTATATAATGAACATACCTGAAAATGTCCCTGGGAGGTATTCTATATTTACAGCTGTTGGGTTAGCTCCATTATATTCATTAAATGTCAATATAGATAGATTAATTAATGGTGCTAAATATATGGATAAAATATTTTTAGAAGAGGATTTTTATAAAAACTATCCTATCATAAATGCTATTATCCATTATCTTTATGAAAAGAGAGGTGTAGATATAGCTGTGCTAATGAGTTATGTTGAATCTTTATATCATTTTGGAGAATGGTTTAAACAATTGTTAGGGGAAAGTTTAGGTAAAGAGGGAAAAGGAATAACTCCTCTGTTATCTATAGGAGCTAAAGATCAACATTCACTTTTACAGCTATATATGGATGGAAAGAAAGATAAGATAATAACATTTTTAACTGTAGAGAAATATAGGGATGACATTGAAGTAGAGTATAATAATAAGATTTTTAAGCTTTCTGAAATTATAAAATATGAACAACTAGCAACAGAAAAAGCTTTAACTAATAATAAAGTTCCAAATGTAAAAATAACATTAGAAGAAGTAAAAGAAGAATGTTTGGGAGCTTTATTATATATGTATATGCTACAGATTGGATTTATGGGAGAGTTGTATAATATTAATGCATATAATCAGCCAGCAGTTGAGGAGGAGAAGAGAATATGTTTAGAGATGATGATGAAATAA
- a CDS encoding bifunctional ADP-dependent NAD(P)H-hydrate dehydratase/NAD(P)H-hydrate epimerase codes for MFRDDDEIKIFYEIKEKIGEKEVISPKEMAIIDENAEYLGINRLMLMENAGRAVYEEIKDKEGEFIIFCGVGNNGGDGFVVARHLNKATVILLGKEDEIKTYEARENFKILKNLSIFGNIKIREIRHVNEICDIFERLKEGKYIIIDAMLGTGQRGELREPYKSVVSELNKLKERNKELFIVSVDVETGDLKIDLTVTFHKKKNLNKNAIIKDIGIPKEAEWIVGFGDIKALNLIENKHKGKNGKVLIIGGSKDYFGAPILAGLAALKIVDIVGILSVDKVIRKITHPEFILYSLEGDYVNNVDYALEVADGYDVVVIGNGLSVNEKTKDFVNEFINNYEKKLVIDADAIKVINYHKFDFREDVIFTPHKKEFNYIKFSSIPESTILLKGKKDIIFNSKNVKINLTGNKGMTKGGTGDVLAGLTGAIFAKNDPFISACSSAFINGYAADLLLKEKGSYYTPIDIINKIPNVLRLIK; via the coding sequence ATGTTTAGAGATGATGATGAAATAAAAATTTTTTATGAAATAAAAGAGAAAATAGGAGAAAAAGAAGTTATTTCTCCAAAAGAAATGGCTATAATTGATGAAAATGCTGAATATTTAGGAATAAATAGATTAATGTTAATGGAAAATGCTGGTAGGGCTGTATATGAAGAAATAAAAGATAAAGAAGGAGAATTTATAATATTTTGTGGTGTGGGGAATAATGGTGGAGATGGTTTTGTAGTAGCTAGGCACTTAAATAAAGCTACTGTAATACTATTGGGAAAAGAGGATGAAATAAAAACATATGAAGCAAGAGAAAATTTTAAGATATTAAAAAATCTCTCAATTTTTGGAAATATAAAAATAAGAGAAATAAGGCATGTGAATGAGATATGTGATATCTTTGAAAGACTAAAAGAGGGGAAATATATTATTATAGATGCCATGCTTGGCACTGGGCAGAGAGGGGAGCTTAGAGAGCCATATAAGAGTGTTGTTAGTGAATTAAATAAATTAAAAGAGAGAAATAAAGAGTTATTTATTGTGAGTGTAGATGTTGAGACAGGAGATTTAAAAATTGATTTAACAGTGACTTTTCACAAGAAAAAGAATTTGAATAAAAATGCTATTATAAAAGATATAGGCATCCCAAAAGAAGCTGAATGGATAGTTGGATTTGGAGATATTAAGGCATTAAATTTAATAGAAAATAAACATAAAGGGAAAAATGGAAAAGTTTTAATAATTGGAGGTAGTAAAGACTATTTTGGAGCCCCAATATTAGCAGGATTGGCAGCTTTAAAAATTGTTGATATTGTTGGAATTCTCTCAGTGGATAAAGTTATTAGAAAGATAACTCATCCAGAGTTTATATTATATAGTTTAGAAGGAGATTATGTTAATAATGTTGATTATGCCTTAGAAGTTGCTGATGGTTATGATGTTGTAGTAATTGGTAATGGTTTATCTGTTAATGAGAAAACTAAAGATTTTGTTAATGAGTTTATTAATAATTATGAAAAGAAATTAGTTATTGATGCTGATGCTATAAAAGTTATCAATTATCATAAATTTGATTTTAGGGAGGATGTTATATTCACCCCCCATAAAAAAGAGTTTAACTACATAAAATTCTCTTCAATCCCAGAATCAACCATTTTATTAAAAGGAAAAAAGGATATAATATTCAATAGTAAAAATGTAAAGATAAATTTAACAGGGAATAAAGGTATGACTAAAGGAGGAACAGGAGATGTGTTGGCTGGTTTAACAGGAGCTATATTTGCTAAAAATGATCCTTTTATATCTGCATGCTCTTCAGCATTTATAAATGGTTATGCAGCTGATCTTTTATTAAAAGAAAAAGGCAGTTATTATACACCTATAGACATTATTAATAAAATTCCTAATGTATTAAGGCTGATAAAATGA
- a CDS encoding PHP domain-containing protein yields MKADLHIHTKYSGISKFWKLKFPDSVEEPKNILKVAKKKRIDIVAITDHNTIRGGLETKKIAKDYGVEVIVGSEIMSKDGEIIGLFLNEEIPKGLSAEETIERIKEQGGLAIAPHPYSPICKGLGDKIFSLDLDGVEVFNAYHRDGIINNIALSKVIKNYHKKRYAFIGGSDAHIAMMVGNAYTLFEGNSADDLYKAIKKKETTFSGNLTPLYQAILWSYKVVLKSEKMIISSLFFNGNDYIKSIKLYKKLLAMFGGFLYIFTPLPIFSGFLGNYYLKRLAKKKMKNYLLE; encoded by the coding sequence ATGAAAGCTGATCTACATATTCATACAAAATACTCAGGCATATCTAAGTTTTGGAAATTGAAATTTCCAGATTCTGTTGAAGAGCCAAAAAACATTTTAAAAGTTGCTAAGAAAAAGAGAATTGATATAGTAGCTATAACTGATCACAATACCATTAGGGGAGGGCTGGAAACAAAAAAGATAGCTAAAGATTATGGAGTTGAAGTTATTGTTGGATCAGAAATTATGAGTAAGGATGGAGAGATCATTGGATTGTTTCTAAATGAGGAAATACCAAAAGGTCTTTCAGCTGAAGAAACCATAGAAAGAATAAAGGAGCAAGGAGGTTTAGCTATAGCTCCACATCCATATAGTCCAATATGTAAAGGTTTAGGGGATAAAATATTTTCATTAGATTTAGATGGTGTTGAAGTATTCAATGCTTACCATAGAGATGGAATAATAAACAATATAGCTTTAAGTAAAGTTATTAAAAATTATCATAAAAAGAGATATGCTTTCATTGGAGGTAGTGATGCACATATAGCTATGATGGTGGGAAATGCTTACACACTATTTGAAGGAAATTCTGCAGATGATTTATATAAAGCTATAAAAAAGAAAGAAACAACATTTTCTGGAAACTTAACTCCACTATATCAAGCTATTCTATGGAGTTATAAAGTTGTGTTAAAATCTGAGAAAATGATTATCAGTTCTCTATTCTTTAATGGGAATGACTATATAAAATCTATAAAACTTTATAAGAAGCTATTGGCTATGTTTGGAGGATTTTTATATATTTTCACTCCTCTACCAATATTTTCAGGTTTTCTTGGAAATTATTATCTTAAGAGATTAGCTAAAAAGAAAATGAAAAATTATTTATTAGAGTAA
- a CDS encoding H(2)-dependent methylenetetrahydromethanopterin dehydrogenase-related protein — protein sequence MKISVYGAGNQRLYIDKLKLHKKFNGKPPYGGAKIAMEFAEVGHDVILSEPNRNVMKEELWKCVKDVGVKVVNDDIEAAKHGEVHILFTPFGNHTIKIAEKIVRNVPKDAIICTTCTLSPLVLYYSLEKILKFERRDVGISSMHPASVPGTELHKHYVISGKTLDGKELCREEQINKLVELCKSVNKKPYLIPAGVSSALADMGSLVTAVALAGILDYYTVGRKIINAPKKMIEHQVMMSLYVLASIVETSGIDGLLKAIDLDLLINSASSMKLIDDQKDLLSALEILKNLKNDILEESKNAELKETCFVASQSLVKEIKSLIGGAAAEGAIKRSTIKLFKQ from the coding sequence ATGAAAATTTCTGTATATGGGGCGGGAAATCAAAGGTTATATATAGATAAGCTAAAACTTCATAAAAAATTTAATGGAAAACCCCCATATGGCGGAGCTAAGATAGCTATGGAGTTTGCTGAAGTAGGACATGATGTCATACTGTCTGAACCAAATAGAAATGTTATGAAAGAGGAGTTATGGAAATGTGTTAAAGATGTAGGTGTAAAAGTGGTTAATGATGATATTGAAGCAGCTAAGCATGGAGAGGTTCATATATTATTCACACCTTTTGGAAACCATACTATAAAAATAGCTGAGAAAATTGTTAGAAATGTCCCAAAAGATGCTATTATATGTACCACCTGTACCCTTTCTCCACTAGTTCTATACTACAGCTTAGAAAAGATCTTAAAATTTGAAAGGAGAGATGTTGGAATAAGTTCTATGCATCCTGCCTCTGTTCCAGGCACAGAATTGCATAAACATTATGTAATATCTGGAAAAACTTTAGATGGAAAAGAGTTGTGTAGAGAAGAGCAAATAAATAAGTTGGTGGAGCTTTGCAAGAGTGTAAATAAAAAACCCTACCTTATCCCCGCAGGAGTTTCCTCTGCTTTGGCGGATATGGGTTCTTTAGTAACAGCTGTTGCATTGGCAGGTATATTGGATTACTATACAGTAGGTAGAAAAATAATAAATGCCCCTAAAAAGATGATTGAACATCAAGTTATGATGAGTTTATATGTTCTAGCTTCAATAGTAGAAACTTCTGGGATAGATGGGTTATTAAAGGCTATTGATCTTGATTTGCTAATTAATTCAGCCTCTTCTATGAAATTAATAGATGATCAAAAAGATTTATTATCAGCTTTAGAAATCCTTAAAAACTTAAAAAATGATATTTTAGAAGAAAGTAAAAATGCTGAATTAAAAGAAACTTGTTTTGTAGCCTCACAGTCATTAGTTAAAGAGATAAAGTCACTTATAGGAGGAGCTGCTGCAGAAGGAGCTATAAAGAGGAGCACAATAAAACTATTTAAACAATAA
- a CDS encoding roadblock/LC7 domain-containing protein, whose translation MIDRVLLELNKTEGIKGSLVVGKDGLIIASQLSGNIDAELVGAMVSAAYGAAERTASEIGIGKLEQIMVESEHGKILAYDANEAILAILTEPKVNLGLVRIVAKKARDKIKTMLE comes from the coding sequence TTGATAGATAGAGTTCTATTAGAGTTAAATAAAACTGAAGGTATAAAAGGTAGTTTAGTTGTAGGTAAGGATGGTTTGATAATAGCTTCACAGCTGTCAGGAAATATTGATGCAGAGTTGGTAGGGGCTATGGTTTCAGCTGCTTATGGAGCTGCTGAAAGGACAGCATCAGAAATAGGTATTGGAAAATTGGAACAGATAATGGTTGAGAGTGAGCATGGAAAAATACTAGCTTATGATGCTAATGAGGCTATTTTGGCTATATTAACAGAACCAAAAGTTAATTTAGGGTTGGTAAGAATTGTTGCAAAAAAGGCAAGAGATAAAATAAAGACTATGCTAGAGTAG
- a CDS encoding PLP-dependent aminotransferase family protein — protein sequence MILRYRRVRLANKEGDKREVIRIINHLLNNEYDIIFLPSGSSGVFLSMFLADKFYIPDMGGWEGFLKYPKVLNKSFEILKTNFGIIDLDILSKIKGGALLVTSLAGYLAEQPLKEIRKICNENEILFIEDISGKIGGDCGYGDVIICSTGSPKILNCGYGGFLGIAKNSNLDLEKIKEIAKTYKTINYFGLLKEELIDAEKVYKTYIKANYKIKKEIDCYFKEHEGLSIFIECDNPKEKAKEINSKIMLDNFKSLTTICPNYNRLLKKGIVFETKKIDYKELEEDVINYIITTLA from the coding sequence TTGATTTTAAGATATAGAAGAGTTAGGTTAGCAAATAAAGAAGGAGATAAGAGAGAAGTTATAAGGATTATAAATCATTTATTAAATAACGAATATGATATTATTTTCTTGCCATCAGGTAGCTCAGGCGTTTTTCTTTCAATGTTTTTAGCTGATAAATTTTACATTCCTGATATGGGAGGATGGGAAGGATTTCTAAAATACCCAAAGGTATTAAATAAAAGTTTTGAAATTTTAAAAACCAACTTTGGAATTATAGATTTAGATATATTGTCTAAAATAAAAGGAGGGGCTCTGTTGGTAACTTCACTAGCTGGATATCTAGCAGAACAGCCTTTAAAAGAGATAAGGAAGATTTGCAATGAGAATGAAATCCTTTTCATAGAAGATATATCAGGTAAGATTGGTGGAGATTGTGGTTATGGAGATGTAATTATCTGCTCTACAGGATCTCCTAAGATATTAAACTGTGGCTATGGAGGTTTTTTAGGTATTGCTAAAAACTCCAATTTAGATCTGGAAAAAATAAAAGAAATTGCTAAAACATATAAAACTATAAATTATTTTGGATTATTAAAAGAAGAGCTAATAGATGCTGAAAAGGTTTATAAAACATATATTAAAGCTAATTATAAAATAAAAAAGGAAATTGATTGTTATTTTAAAGAGCATGAAGGATTATCAATATTTATAGAATGTGATAATCCAAAAGAAAAGGCTAAAGAAATAAACAGTAAAATTATGTTAGACAATTTTAAAAGTCTTACAACTATATGTCCAAATTATAATAGGCTATTAAAAAAAGGGATAGTTTTTGAAACAAAAAAAATTGATTATAAAGAATTGGAAGAGGATGTAATTAATTATATAATCACTACTCTAGCATAG
- a CDS encoding DUF367 family protein — MRLFIYHANQCNPKKCTSLKMAKLGKAIIIKNPYKIPKNSLILNPFAEKAISSEDRDIIEKFGITAFDCSWKEAESIFKKFRFKNERALPFLIAANPINYGKPFMLSTLEAFIASLYIVNLKNEAYELTKCFKWAETFININYELLERYSKAKNSKEIVEIQKEYMVR, encoded by the coding sequence ATGAGATTATTTATTTATCATGCAAATCAATGTAATCCAAAAAAATGCACATCTCTAAAAATGGCTAAATTAGGAAAAGCTATTATAATAAAAAATCCATATAAGATTCCAAAAAATTCTTTAATTTTAAATCCATTTGCAGAAAAAGCCATTTCTTCGGAGGACAGAGATATTATTGAAAAATTTGGGATAACTGCTTTTGACTGTTCATGGAAAGAAGCTGAGAGTATTTTTAAAAAATTCAGGTTTAAAAATGAAAGAGCTTTGCCATTTTTAATAGCTGCAAATCCTATAAATTATGGAAAACCTTTTATGTTATCTACTTTAGAAGCATTTATTGCATCTCTTTATATAGTAAATCTTAAAAATGAGGCTTATGAATTAACAAAGTGTTTTAAGTGGGCAGAAACATTTATAAATATTAACTATGAACTATTAGAAAGATACTCAAAAGCTAAAAATTCAAAAGAGATTGTGGAAATACAAAAAGAATATATGGTGAGATAA
- a CDS encoding 50S ribosomal protein L40e, producing the protein MPFEEAIKRIFNKKICMRCNARNPWRAEKCRKCGYTKLRPKAKEPRG; encoded by the coding sequence ATGCCTTTTGAGGAAGCAATAAAAAGGATATTTAATAAAAAAATATGTATGAGATGTAATGCAAGAAATCCATGGAGAGCAGAAAAATGTAGAAAGTGTGGATATACAAAACTTAGACCAAAAGCAAAAGAGCCAAGAGGATAA
- a CDS encoding 3-dehydroquinate synthase II codes for MKFGWIKIDGDDWEEKKEKVKMALESSIPVVVADPEDIEKIKELGNIKVASHSLDADIVIINKNDDINFLKKAKELGKETAVFIPIEGKEDEELASEIARFGFVDNIILKGEDWKIIPLENLIADLFNRDVKIIACVDDVKEAKTAYEILEKGTDGVVLSPKSLEDIKELSKLIDEMNKEKIKLDTAVIKRVEPIGSGDRVCIDTCSLMSIGEGMLVGSYSRGFFLVHSETVENPYVETRPFRVNAGAVHSYILCPGNKTKYLSELKAGDKVLIVDKDGNAREAIVGRVKIERRPLMLVEAEYKGDIVRVILQNAETIRLVGKDGNPISIVDLKPGDEVLIKYDESARHFGMAIKEKIIEK; via the coding sequence ATGAAATTTGGATGGATAAAGATAGATGGGGATGATTGGGAAGAAAAGAAAGAGAAAGTAAAAATGGCTTTAGAATCATCAATACCAGTTGTAGTTGCTGATCCTGAGGATATAGAGAAGATAAAAGAACTTGGGAATATTAAAGTAGCCTCTCACAGTTTAGATGCAGATATAGTTATTATTAATAAAAATGATGATATTAACTTTTTAAAGAAGGCTAAAGAACTTGGAAAAGAAACTGCTGTTTTTATTCCTATAGAAGGTAAGGAAGATGAAGAACTAGCTTCAGAAATAGCAAGATTTGGGTTTGTTGATAATATTATATTAAAAGGTGAAGATTGGAAAATTATTCCATTAGAAAATTTAATAGCTGATTTATTTAATAGGGATGTCAAAATAATAGCTTGTGTTGATGATGTTAAAGAAGCAAAAACTGCATATGAAATTCTAGAAAAAGGTACAGATGGAGTAGTTCTATCACCAAAAAGTTTAGAGGATATAAAAGAGTTGTCTAAGCTAATAGATGAAATGAATAAAGAAAAGATAAAACTTGATACTGCTGTAATAAAAAGGGTAGAACCTATTGGTAGTGGAGATAGAGTTTGTATAGACACATGCTCACTAATGAGCATTGGAGAAGGAATGTTAGTTGGATCCTATTCAAGGGGTTTCTTTTTGGTTCATTCTGAAACTGTTGAAAATCCATATGTAGAAACAAGACCATTTAGAGTTAATGCTGGAGCAGTTCATAGCTATATTTTATGTCCTGGAAATAAAACAAAATATCTATCAGAATTAAAAGCTGGAGATAAAGTGCTAATTGTTGATAAAGATGGAAATGCTAGAGAAGCTATAGTTGGAAGAGTGAAAATAGAAAGAAGACCTCTAATGTTAGTAGAGGCAGAATATAAAGGAGATATTGTAAGAGTTATTTTACAAAATGCTGAAACAATTAGATTAGTAGGTAAAGATGGAAATCCTATATCAATAGTTGATTTAAAGCCTGGAGATGAAGTTTTAATAAAATATGATGAATCTGCTAGGCACTTTGGAATGGCTATAAAAGAGAAAATAATAGAAAAATAA
- a CDS encoding FecCD family ABC transporter permease, producing the protein MRKILIPFLLISSLILFILSLYYSGTAESITTSDVNNFIIYKIKSGINYLFNKHVFDTYLSEKDRFKFELLEQYRFPPTIGAIFVGIILSASGLMLQTLFRNLLASPYTTGISSGVLLIAVLVIFNDSLSKLMISLFGGKYLVVAGWIGGIISMLMLLIIAYRVRESNGVLIVALLLTYFFSGIRAFYISQAEDIKVHEYYGYVIGNLKKITLNDLPIMAICTIIFLIALIFLVKPLNALLFGERYAKSFGLDIKKIRILILLTTCFAVGSIIPFVGLMAFVGIVSPYLARIIIKTSDHKYLLPTTMLLGVNLLLFCHILTVKYASFLNIKYAPPLPIGSLLDIIGGLLVIYLIFKEEKKIVIQ; encoded by the coding sequence ATGAGGAAGATTTTAATTCCTTTTCTTTTAATATCTTCATTAATCCTATTTATTTTGTCCCTCTATTATAGTGGAACTGCAGAGTCTATAACAACATCTGATGTTAATAATTTTATTATTTATAAAATAAAAAGTGGAATTAACTATCTATTTAATAAACATGTTTTTGACACTTACTTATCTGAAAAAGATAGGTTTAAATTTGAACTTTTAGAACAGTATAGATTTCCTCCAACAATTGGAGCTATTTTTGTAGGAATAATATTATCTGCCTCAGGATTAATGCTACAAACACTGTTTAGAAATTTATTAGCATCTCCATATACAACAGGAATTAGTAGTGGGGTTTTATTAATTGCTGTTTTAGTTATATTTAATGATAGTCTTTCTAAGCTTATGATATCCCTATTTGGCGGAAAATATTTAGTTGTAGCTGGATGGATTGGAGGTATTATATCAATGCTTATGCTGTTAATCATTGCATATAGAGTAAGGGAGAGTAATGGAGTTTTGATAGTAGCTCTTCTATTAACATACTTTTTCTCTGGCATAAGAGCTTTTTATATTTCTCAGGCTGAAGATATAAAAGTACATGAGTATTATGGATATGTTATTGGTAATTTAAAAAAGATAACATTAAATGACCTACCAATTATGGCTATTTGCACTATAATATTTTTAATAGCCCTAATATTTTTAGTAAAGCCATTGAATGCTCTATTATTTGGAGAAAGATATGCAAAAAGTTTTGGGTTAGACATTAAAAAAATAAGAATTTTAATTTTATTGACAACATGTTTTGCAGTAGGTTCAATTATTCCTTTTGTAGGACTTATGGCATTTGTAGGAATAGTCTCTCCATACTTGGCGAGAATTATAATAAAGACATCTGATCATAAATATTTACTACCAACAACTATGCTTTTAGGTGTAAATCTTCTATTATTCTGCCATATTCTTACTGTTAAATATGCTTCATTTTTAAATATTAAATATGCTCCTCCTTTACCTATTGGCTCTCTTTTAGATATAATAGGGGGGCTATTGGTTATATATCTAATATTTAAAGAAGAGAAAAAAATAGTTATACAATGA
- a CDS encoding FecCD family ABC transporter permease, with protein sequence MAIKKRFILTVFLLLVLLFILFYYSLILGSIKLSHNDIINFILNKTTGNKIKDIILIKLRLVRSLSAIIAGVAISVAGVYMQSYFRNPLADPYLTGIASGAALGVVIYGFTNLFLNYSSIWIQIGMAYLFSLITMLIVIKLAEITKQVSTLLICGIMIGAILSGFIDILVYTADILNVENNKLQGFLLWGMGSFNNLTMKEVKIMTFLTLPILLLSYIFLSKKLDAYLLGEMYAMSVGVDIKRLKRYLILLSSFLIASIISFTGPIAFIGLICPLLARMFLKTSKHLYVIPITALFGAVLLLLSDILVRPHVIIKTSIQLPLLAPLSIIGSPIAVILYLKYRRLGL encoded by the coding sequence ATGGCCATAAAAAAGAGATTTATTCTTACAGTATTTTTACTTTTAGTATTATTATTTATATTATTTTATTATTCATTAATACTAGGATCTATAAAATTAAGCCATAATGACATAATAAATTTTATTTTAAACAAAACAACAGGAAATAAAATCAAAGATATAATTTTAATAAAATTAAGATTGGTTAGAAGCTTATCAGCTATTATAGCTGGAGTAGCAATAAGTGTTGCTGGAGTTTATATGCAGAGTTATTTTAGAAATCCTTTAGCAGATCCATATTTAACAGGTATTGCTAGCGGAGCAGCTTTGGGAGTTGTTATTTATGGATTTACAAATTTATTTTTAAATTATAGCTCAATTTGGATTCAGATTGGTATGGCTTATTTATTCAGTTTAATAACAATGTTAATTGTCATAAAGTTAGCAGAAATTACTAAACAAGTCTCTACCTTATTAATATGTGGAATAATGATAGGAGCTATACTTTCAGGATTTATTGATATTTTAGTATACACTGCTGATATATTAAATGTTGAAAATAATAAACTTCAAGGATTTTTACTTTGGGGAATGGGTTCTTTTAATAATTTAACTATGAAGGAAGTAAAAATTATGACATTTTTAACCTTACCAATATTACTCTTATCTTATATATTTTTATCAAAAAAGTTAGATGCTTATTTATTAGGAGAAATGTATGCAATGAGTGTTGGAGTAGATATAAAAAGACTAAAAAGGTATTTAATTCTACTTTCTTCTTTTTTAATAGCATCAATCATCTCTTTTACTGGGCCAATAGCTTTTATTGGGTTAATATGTCCACTATTAGCTAGAATGTTTTTAAAGACTTCAAAACATCTATATGTAATTCCTATAACTGCCCTTTTTGGTGCAGTTTTACTACTATTATCAGATATTCTTGTTAGACCACATGTTATTATTAAAACCTCTATACAACTACCTCTTCTAGCACCACTGTCTATTATTGGATCTCCAATAGCTGTGATATTATATTTAAAATATAGAAGGTTGGGATTATGA